Genomic segment of Elusimicrobiota bacterium:
CATCGTCTGCCCGCAAGAAAGAATAGGGCGGCGACGGTTGAGCGTTTTCGCGTTCTGGACGCCAACCTGAATCGTGCCCGGGAAGGCCTACGCGTTTTGGAGGACACCGCACGGTTCGTTTGGAAGGACCGGGTGTTGTTCGGATCCCTGCGCGGAGCACGACACGATTTGGACACCTTGACCCGGACCGCTTACCCCCAACTGGTGGGGGGCCGGGAGAGCGTCACGGATTTGGGACGCCGAATGGCCGAAGGCAAATCCCGGGACTGGCCCGGTTTGGTTGCCGCCAATTTCCGGCGCGTGCAAGAGGCGGTTCGTGTGTTGGAAGAGTACGGAAAGGTTTTTAGCCCGGGGGCCTCGGCGCGGTTTAAAAAAGTCAGGTTTCAGATGTATGTCAATGAAAAAACGGCGTTGTCTCATTTGGAGATCTAATGCAAAAACGATTGTTTGATTTTTCCGATGTTCACCTTTACGTCATCACTTCGTCGCCTCGGGCGGGGCAGAGTTATGCCGCGATGGTCGAGGCGGCTTGTGCGGGAGGCGCCGACGCGGTTCAGCTGAGGGACAAAACCCTTTCGTCTCGGGAGCTGTTTCGATTGGCGAAGGATCTCCAGGCCATTTGCGATCGAACGGGGACGTTTTTTATCTTGAACGATCGGGTGGACGTGGCGCTGGCGGCCGACGTGGATGGGGTCCATGTGGGGCAGGAGGATTTGCCCGTGCGGATGGTGCGGGGCATGATGGGACACAAGAAACTCATTGGGTGTTCCACTCAT
This window contains:
- the thiE gene encoding thiamine phosphate synthase, with product MQKRLFDFSDVHLYVITSSPRAGQSYAAMVEAACAGGADAVQLRDKTLSSRELFRLAKDLQAICDRTGTFFILNDRVDVALAADVDGVHVGQEDLPVRMVRGMMGHKKLIGCSTHSTAQALAAVGDGADYISCGPLFATPTKPDYSAVGLELVKEYRQLVRIPFVAIGGLNLSNVTQAISAGADRVAVVRAIAGAPDVKRAAKDFKDLILKTKKERQETMASRRPNS
- a CDS encoding thiamine-phosphate pyrophosphorylase; amino-acid sequence: MSNAMVHRLPARKNRAATVERFRVLDANLNRAREGLRVLEDTARFVWKDRVLFGSLRGARHDLDTLTRTAYPQLVGGRESVTDLGRRMAEGKSRDWPGLVAANFRRVQEAVRVLEEYGKVFSPGASARFKKVRFQMYVNEKTALSHLEI